In a single window of the Chiloscyllium plagiosum isolate BGI_BamShark_2017 chromosome 32, ASM401019v2, whole genome shotgun sequence genome:
- the LOC122539320 gene encoding immunoglobulin J chain-like, whose product MNNKDMLRILATILFYTALSEANSERNLLVSSKCKLLEVSSKMIITELPNGEKVEQLARDIKIIVPLRSRQNISDPTSPLRTHFVYKISDFCKNCGQEQSPEKPQCNPKRPPTDECYAHDDQSCSDYRRRFGPVKHFKERWTQKPTEMPLHATVDPNSFSDAP is encoded by the exons ATGAACAATAAGGATATGCTGAGGATACTTGCAACAATTCTATTTTACACAGCTCTTTCGGAAG CTAATTCAGAAAGGAATCTTCTAGTTTCGTCGAAATGTAAGCTTTTGGAGGTGTCATCCAAGATGATTATCACTGAACTGCCTAACGGTGAAAAAGTGGAACAACTGGCGAGAGATATAAAAATTAT AGTTCCTTTGAGAAGCAGACAGAACATTTCAGATCCAACATCCCCCCTTCGGACCCATTTTGTCTACAAGATTTCAGATTT CTGCAAGAATTGTGGTCAAGAACAATCTCCAGAAAAACCTCAGTGCAATCCCAAACGTCCGCCCACAGATGAATGCTATGCCCATGATGACCAATCATGCAGTGACTATCGGCGTCGCTTCGGACCTGTTAAACACTTCAAGGAACGCTGGACTCAAAAGCCTACGGAGATGCCTCTTCATGCAACAGTAGATCCAAATTCTTTTTCAGATGCTCCATAA